A region of Streptomyces sp. NBC_01142 DNA encodes the following proteins:
- a CDS encoding fic family toxin-antitoxin system, toxin component, whose translation MTQPEPPLHPLDVTFLLHAAELLDGDPQVDDLGPLYAAVARVNARAMERDIYGSLYLKAGALLQTLAKLPCLEHSNEAFAWHATEAYLILNARELDYPPKAAVALVRDAASGALGIARIARQLRDWTVA comes from the coding sequence GTGACCCAGCCGGAACCGCCGCTCCACCCGCTCGACGTCACGTTCCTGCTGCACGCCGCCGAGCTGCTCGACGGTGATCCGCAGGTCGACGACCTCGGACCGCTGTACGCCGCTGTCGCCCGGGTCAATGCCCGAGCGATGGAGCGCGACATCTACGGATCTCTATATCTCAAGGCCGGCGCGCTGCTGCAGACCTTGGCGAAACTGCCGTGCCTGGAGCACTCCAACGAGGCTTTCGCCTGGCATGCGACCGAGGCTTATCTGATCCTCAACGCGCGCGAACTCGACTACCCGCCCAAGGCGGCCGTCGCGCTCGTGCGGGACGCCGCCTCCGGAGCGCTCGGCATCGCCCGGATCGCCCGCCAGCTGCGCGACTGGACCGTCGCCTGA
- a CDS encoding helix-turn-helix domain-containing protein, whose product MLGSRVHIKGSARQKLGAELKKAYSRGASIRTLAHGCGRSYGFVHRVLTEAGTAMRTRGGSEDSRRTVAVVVVGG is encoded by the coding sequence ATGCTGGGAAGCCGCGTCCACATCAAAGGGTCGGCCAGACAGAAGCTCGGGGCCGAGCTGAAGAAGGCGTACAGCAGGGGGGCCTCGATCCGGACCCTCGCGCACGGCTGCGGGCGCTCGTACGGGTTCGTGCACCGCGTGCTCACCGAAGCCGGCACCGCCATGCGCACGCGCGGCGGCTCGGAGGACAGCCGCCGCACGGTTGCCGTCGTCGTGGTGGGGGGCTGA
- a CDS encoding DUF1778 domain-containing protein: MSDAKTALNLRFPDPAQRAAIAAAARQAGVSMQEYILSAAYDRATAVERRFLDGFQASMARSGAAFAAEPSSLDPSAEQRAAEQEAQRELGQHQERGHAA, translated from the coding sequence ATGTCGGATGCCAAAACAGCGTTGAACCTGCGCTTCCCCGATCCTGCGCAACGGGCCGCGATCGCGGCAGCGGCCAGGCAGGCGGGGGTCAGCATGCAGGAGTACATCCTCTCTGCCGCCTACGACCGTGCGACCGCCGTGGAGCGGCGGTTCCTGGACGGTTTCCAGGCGTCCATGGCCCGCAGCGGCGCGGCTTTCGCGGCCGAGCCCAGCAGTCTGGACCCCAGTGCCGAGCAGCGGGCGGCCGAGCAGGAAGCGCAGCGGGAACTCGGACAGCACCAGGAACGAGGCCACGCCGCGTGA